The following proteins are co-located in the Synergistaceae bacterium genome:
- a CDS encoding YafY family transcriptional regulator, with product MQINRLFGIVYILMNRKATAKELAKRFEVSVRTIYRDIEVLSSTDIPIYTARGKGGGINLIDGYTLDKSILSESEQTEILLALQSLSATQYPAIDKIIRKLSSLFKKEDLQWIDVDFSLWGADKNTNIFNLLKAAIVERRVICFEYYNSLGERSGRKVRPVKLVFKHNSWYLKAFCLLRNEWRTFKISRMYGIHKTEEFFSDIPAETLLKGVSKSLSATWVEVCMRIAPEGAYRVFDDFEKNEVKKNPDGSFTAISFFPEGEWLFNHILSYGVLGEVISPEHIRNGVLKRLKDNIKKYEIEKYE from the coding sequence ATGCAAATCAATAGACTTTTCGGCATCGTGTATATTTTGATGAACAGAAAGGCGACTGCCAAAGAACTGGCCAAACGTTTCGAGGTGTCTGTCCGAACGATTTACCGGGATATCGAGGTGTTATCGTCCACCGACATTCCGATTTATACGGCGCGGGGAAAGGGTGGTGGAATTAACCTGATAGACGGTTATACCTTGGATAAATCCATTCTGTCGGAGAGCGAACAGACGGAAATACTCCTTGCTTTGCAGAGTTTATCGGCCACACAATATCCAGCGATAGATAAAATCATACGTAAGCTAAGCAGCCTCTTCAAGAAAGAAGATCTCCAGTGGATCGATGTCGATTTTTCTTTATGGGGCGCCGACAAAAACACAAATATTTTCAACCTGCTGAAAGCCGCTATCGTCGAACGTCGGGTAATATGTTTTGAATACTATAATTCTTTGGGCGAACGAAGCGGGCGGAAAGTCCGGCCTGTAAAGTTGGTTTTCAAGCACAATTCCTGGTATTTGAAGGCATTCTGTCTGTTAAGAAATGAATGGCGAACTTTCAAGATATCGAGAATGTACGGGATACACAAAACCGAAGAATTTTTCAGTGATATCCCTGCTGAAACATTGCTGAAAGGAGTGTCAAAATCCCTGTCGGCTACGTGGGTCGAAGTGTGCATGAGGATAGCTCCCGAGGGGGCTTACAGAGTCTTTGACGACTTCGAAAAAAACGAAGTCAAAAAAAATCCGGACGGTTCTTTCACGGCTATATCGTTTTTTCCGGAAGGAGAATGGCTGTTCAACCACATCCTTTCTTACGGCGTTTTGGGCGAGGTTATTTCACCGGAACACATCCGCAACGGCGTCCTGAAAAGATTGAAAGACAACATCAAGAAATACGAAATCGAGAAATACGAATGA
- a CDS encoding nitroreductase family protein, translating into MDDFLDLCKKRQSCRKFSSQPVEHEKLALCAEAGRLAHSGCNAQPWSFVVVETPDKVAKVGRLCQQLNQNAYIGDASAFIVILEEHAVLSPVIRCFIDSQYYAKGDLGAATAYVCLEAATQNLVSCIVGIYDREKICALLNIPMEKQFGAVIALGYPADNSIRSKIRKPFEDIVRFL; encoded by the coding sequence ATGGACGATTTTTTAGATCTCTGCAAAAAACGGCAAAGCTGCCGGAAATTTTCTTCGCAGCCGGTCGAACATGAAAAATTGGCGCTATGCGCGGAAGCGGGACGTTTGGCGCATTCCGGATGCAACGCTCAACCGTGGAGCTTTGTTGTCGTCGAAACTCCAGACAAAGTCGCCAAGGTAGGGAGGTTATGTCAACAGCTCAACCAAAATGCCTACATTGGCGACGCGAGCGCGTTCATCGTCATTTTGGAAGAACATGCCGTTTTAAGCCCGGTCATTCGCTGCTTTATCGACAGTCAGTACTACGCGAAAGGCGACCTGGGCGCGGCCACGGCCTATGTTTGCCTGGAAGCCGCGACGCAAAATTTGGTAAGCTGTATCGTCGGCATCTATGACCGGGAAAAAATATGCGCGTTGCTGAATATCCCGATGGAAAAGCAGTTCGGGGCCGTCATCGCGCTCGGATACCCTGCGGACAACTCTATCCGGTCCAAAATAAGAAAACCGTTTGAGGACATCGTCCGATTTCTCTGA
- a CDS encoding DEAD/DEAH box helicase, with protein sequence MNLTKFRRDWKETRIQVGNLNGVHEDLWAEGGQVHDRSDGKAYAWSCGDGAKNPILALFPDTRQAIDFTSDRKNLFPNVPIYLLNELPLTAQTIGNRPLLLQRGETVQRWVREGGVLAATAGAVMAPYLLGDGELLLQRGEDYTRDRLVAWLERSGYQRSDLVWSPGQYILRGFIMDIFDPVHALPLRFEFFDETLECIRAFHPSTQKRVAELEDVELHSVAAAKNASFVSLLPSDTHVVLYEPQKIESQANSYHWLWEELSKEARVDSIPAWDEVFVILARYPRLRVSRAVEMTDAELGLDDFPFFKGDLAQLLRFCDDLREQGYVIEAVTSNPRFLDKESGPFSVAPFIGLRFGQLSSGFIDRVGKRAFLSDRELSGVSSAVLSTTWRAPAEWRDQLTSGQLVAHEDYGVAVFRGIEETVVGKETLDAITLEFAENKRLLVPALQFNKLTLLGEHEGDETSLDTLTGTRWRKSVEKDREKAKEEARVLMELFAKRELERREPMKNIDDLYQDFVAAFPHTETADQLKAVTDIMEDLNQPFPMDRLLVGDVGFGKTEVAMRAAFRAAAAGKQVCVLVPTTILAQQHYTTFTARMSGFSIKIGLLSRFVTKTNVTRTLEDAMSGAVDIVIGTHKLLQKGIGFRNLGLLVIDEEHRFGVMHKESLKRVYGAVDILSLSATPIPRTLALSLRGLRGISVLSTPPDDRLPVITYAGPWQISLVRKAIARELTRGGQIYFVTNRISRMAQQKMMLSAFFPDARIRIAHGQMLERELETTMLDFYSGKIDILLCTTIIESGLDVGTANTIIVDDSQELGLAQMYQLRGRVGRRGESAFAYFCYPENEALRKETVDRLEAISSLTGLGSGYSLARRDLEIRGAGEIGGTHQHGNNKTGGFHLFYRMLEQEIAKLRGQVTAQTELSFDQGGSIPAFYIPQDGVRVTLYRRLLKAADLNEVVLLREEMEDRFGPLPEPARYLADLTAIRNCGGAAGLRSVSVTRQEVRVKGDLKNIVAFLKGKRGWVILGDSALGPGGPGGVKVLVEAMENAIRR encoded by the coding sequence ATGAATTTAACGAAATTCCGCCGAGACTGGAAAGAGACGCGAATCCAAGTTGGAAACTTGAACGGCGTTCACGAAGATCTGTGGGCGGAAGGAGGACAGGTCCACGACCGGTCGGACGGTAAGGCTTACGCCTGGAGCTGTGGGGATGGGGCTAAAAACCCCATATTGGCTTTGTTTCCTGATACGCGACAGGCAATAGATTTCACGTCGGACCGCAAGAACCTTTTCCCGAATGTTCCTATTTATCTTTTGAACGAATTGCCCCTGACCGCCCAAACTATCGGCAATCGCCCGTTGCTCTTGCAACGAGGGGAGACGGTCCAGCGTTGGGTCCGAGAGGGCGGCGTGCTCGCCGCGACGGCGGGCGCGGTGATGGCTCCTTATCTTTTGGGCGACGGGGAACTGCTGCTCCAGCGAGGCGAGGACTACACCAGAGATCGTTTAGTCGCCTGGCTGGAGCGCAGCGGGTACCAACGGTCAGATTTGGTTTGGTCGCCAGGGCAATATATCCTCCGAGGGTTCATCATGGATATCTTCGACCCCGTCCACGCTCTGCCCCTGAGGTTCGAATTCTTCGATGAGACCCTGGAGTGCATCCGTGCCTTCCATCCTAGCACTCAGAAGAGAGTGGCGGAGTTGGAGGACGTAGAACTGCATAGCGTCGCCGCCGCCAAGAACGCCTCATTCGTGTCTCTTCTGCCTTCGGATACCCACGTCGTGCTCTATGAACCCCAAAAGATCGAAAGCCAGGCGAACTCCTATCATTGGTTGTGGGAGGAGCTTTCTAAAGAAGCCAGAGTGGACTCCATCCCCGCTTGGGATGAGGTTTTCGTCATTTTGGCCCGTTACCCACGCCTGCGCGTCAGCCGCGCCGTGGAAATGACTGACGCAGAACTCGGCTTGGATGATTTTCCGTTCTTCAAAGGCGACCTTGCCCAACTGCTGCGTTTTTGTGATGACTTGCGCGAGCAGGGCTACGTCATCGAGGCCGTGACCTCCAATCCCCGCTTTCTGGACAAGGAAAGCGGGCCTTTTTCCGTCGCGCCCTTTATTGGCTTACGGTTCGGACAGCTTTCCTCAGGTTTCATCGACCGGGTCGGGAAGCGGGCCTTCCTCTCCGACCGGGAGTTGTCCGGCGTTTCCTCTGCCGTGCTTTCAACCACGTGGCGAGCTCCGGCGGAGTGGCGCGACCAACTGACGAGCGGACAGTTGGTCGCGCACGAGGACTACGGCGTGGCGGTTTTTCGGGGCATCGAGGAGACCGTGGTGGGCAAAGAGACCTTAGACGCCATCACCCTGGAGTTTGCGGAAAACAAACGACTGCTCGTTCCCGCGCTCCAGTTTAACAAGCTGACGCTTCTAGGCGAGCACGAGGGAGACGAAACTTCCCTGGACACCTTAACGGGGACTCGGTGGCGCAAATCGGTGGAGAAAGACCGAGAAAAAGCCAAGGAGGAAGCCCGCGTTTTGATGGAATTATTCGCCAAGCGGGAACTGGAACGCCGGGAGCCCATGAAGAACATTGACGACCTCTATCAGGACTTCGTGGCAGCTTTTCCCCACACTGAGACAGCTGATCAGCTCAAGGCTGTGACCGATATTATGGAGGACTTGAACCAACCCTTTCCGATGGATCGGCTCCTGGTGGGTGACGTGGGGTTCGGCAAGACGGAGGTAGCCATGCGCGCCGCGTTCCGAGCGGCTGCGGCGGGAAAGCAGGTCTGCGTTCTCGTTCCGACCACAATCTTGGCCCAGCAACACTACACGACATTCACGGCGCGCATGTCCGGTTTTTCCATCAAAATCGGGCTTTTGTCACGTTTCGTTACGAAGACGAATGTGACCCGCACCCTGGAGGACGCTATGAGCGGGGCCGTCGATATCGTGATCGGGACCCATAAGCTACTCCAGAAGGGAATCGGGTTCCGTAACCTGGGGCTTTTGGTCATCGACGAGGAACACCGTTTCGGAGTCATGCACAAAGAATCCCTGAAACGTGTCTACGGGGCCGTCGATATCTTGAGTCTCTCAGCCACACCCATACCTCGCACTTTGGCGCTTTCCCTGCGGGGCTTGCGGGGTATTTCCGTGCTCTCCACGCCTCCGGATGATCGCCTGCCTGTCATCACTTACGCGGGTCCATGGCAGATCTCCCTGGTTCGCAAAGCCATTGCCCGCGAGCTGACCCGAGGGGGACAGATCTACTTCGTCACCAACCGGATCTCCAGGATGGCGCAGCAGAAAATGATGTTGTCGGCCTTCTTCCCAGACGCGAGGATTCGGATCGCGCACGGCCAGATGCTCGAACGGGAACTCGAAACCACGATGCTCGACTTTTACAGCGGTAAAATCGATATTTTGCTCTGCACCACCATCATCGAGAGCGGGCTCGACGTGGGCACAGCCAATACCATCATTGTTGATGACTCTCAAGAACTGGGATTGGCGCAAATGTACCAACTCCGAGGACGCGTGGGCCGCCGGGGAGAAAGCGCGTTTGCCTACTTTTGTTACCCTGAGAACGAAGCGCTCCGCAAGGAGACAGTCGATCGGCTGGAAGCCATCTCCAGCCTGACGGGACTAGGATCGGGCTACAGCCTGGCCAGGCGTGATTTGGAGATTCGGGGAGCGGGGGAAATTGGAGGAACTCACCAACACGGAAACAACAAAACGGGCGGCTTTCACCTCTTTTATCGCATGTTGGAGCAGGAAATCGCCAAGCTGCGAGGGCAGGTTACCGCTCAGACGGAGCTTTCTTTCGACCAAGGAGGATCTATCCCAGCCTTCTACATCCCTCAAGACGGCGTGCGTGTTACCCTCTACCGGCGCCTTTTGAAAGCGGCGGATTTGAACGAGGTCGTCTTGCTCAGGGAGGAGATGGAAGATCGCTTTGGTCCGTTGCCGGAGCCGGCGCGCTACCTGGCCGACCTGACGGCGATACGCAATTGCGGCGGGGCGGCGGGACTGCGGAGCGTCTCCGTCACGCGGCAGGAAGTCCGGGTGAAGGGCGACTTGAAAAACATCGTGGCGTTTCTGAAAGGCAAGCGCGGCTGGGTGATTTTAGGCGACAGCGCATTGGGCCCCGGAGGACCGGGAGGCGTCAAGGTCCTCGTCGAGGCCATGGAAAACGCGATCAGAAGGTAG
- a CDS encoding YjfB family protein: MDITNGIARASMEMASAKVATEVQTAMLKNVMDVEQETLAGLLKSLGVGQQLNLQA, translated from the coding sequence ATGGACATCACAAATGGCATCGCACGTGCCTCTATGGAGATGGCCTCGGCCAAGGTAGCGACGGAAGTGCAGACGGCAATGCTGAAGAACGTCATGGACGTTGAACAGGAAACTCTCGCCGGGCTTCTGAAGTCCTTGGGTGTAGGTCAGCAGTTGAATCTCCAGGCATGA
- the mutS gene encoding DNA mismatch repair protein MutS, with the protein MMIPEGLKMTPWLAQYKKWKEEYPDALLLFRMGDFYECFFDDARDASLILEITLTSRDSEKNIPMAGVPHHALSMYLGRLVKAGRRVAICDQIGEPNGKTIVDRRVVRVVTPGTYVPEESENTGRLAAAALVPGKREDDGRLALALLSTETGRLEAGTLPLNEAAAFLSAFAPGEVLYPSGVKAEKFPSAFRAFSMLPRPNELFKTSTAVSRLKTILPAPLASYGIAEDDPCVGAAWAALDYLSSTQFSSVRHVLRVTPFRLGDYMRLDEAAQKNLDLTPESTNGDHSLFSCLNRCRTPMGRRTLRDWLLRPLLDVRAIGKRQDYVGCLVPEPLVLDDLQDALSACRDVERSLSRLALGTGTPRDLGSIRDTLQELPKLKDIPFAEPLAEILRALPNLEALSELLDDALEENLPRALGLGPVIRSSFNEELASWRSVSENGETWLADYLEKERVATGNSRLKTGYNRVFGYYLEIGRTGLETLPPNYERRQTLVNAERFVTPELREFQDKMERSKGEIARIEAELCRDVAEHVITCALDLQMLGRLLGLLDCVGSFARVARERGYVKPRVNGSRGLEIRGGRHPVLETTLSDSSFVPNDVTLGAVREEDGQNDKEDGKNDQNENNENNENESKGEDNTRIIILTGPNMAGKSTWLRMTALLAIMAQAGSWIPAESAVIGLVDRVFTRIGARDDLVRGNSTFMVEMLETANILNNVTDRSLVILDEVGRGTSTWDGMSIAWAILEYLHHDCQASRQSESPRVLFATHYHELTCLEERLKGVKNYSMAVAEGSEGILFLHQVTPCPADRSYGIEVARLAGLPKSVLRRAFELLELFEREGFERSSVPDSLPLAHLHEQLSLFSPETDAIIEELADLDVDNLTPMRAMETIYKLKEKSKKARYRGD; encoded by the coding sequence ATGATGATACCTGAGGGGCTCAAGATGACCCCGTGGCTTGCTCAATATAAAAAATGGAAGGAAGAGTACCCCGACGCGCTCTTGCTTTTTCGCATGGGGGATTTTTACGAGTGCTTTTTCGACGATGCCCGCGATGCCTCTTTGATTCTGGAGATAACCCTGACCAGCAGGGACTCCGAGAAAAATATTCCTATGGCCGGCGTGCCTCATCACGCGCTCTCCATGTATCTGGGACGCCTGGTGAAGGCCGGGCGGCGGGTGGCGATATGCGATCAAATCGGAGAACCTAACGGCAAAACCATTGTAGATCGGCGCGTGGTGCGCGTCGTTACCCCCGGAACCTACGTGCCGGAGGAAAGTGAGAACACAGGTCGTTTGGCGGCGGCGGCGCTGGTGCCAGGAAAAAGAGAAGACGACGGCCGCTTGGCACTGGCGCTTTTGTCCACGGAGACGGGACGCCTCGAAGCGGGGACCCTTCCTTTGAACGAGGCCGCGGCGTTTTTGTCCGCCTTCGCCCCCGGTGAGGTGCTCTACCCTTCTGGAGTTAAGGCCGAAAAGTTCCCCTCCGCCTTCCGCGCTTTTTCTATGCTGCCCCGACCCAACGAACTTTTCAAAACATCCACCGCTGTAAGCCGTTTGAAAACCATCTTACCCGCACCGTTGGCAAGCTATGGCATCGCGGAAGACGACCCCTGCGTGGGAGCGGCTTGGGCGGCTTTGGATTATCTGTCCTCCACACAGTTCAGCTCGGTCCGTCACGTGTTGCGCGTCACTCCATTCCGACTAGGAGACTATATGCGTCTGGACGAGGCGGCTCAAAAAAATTTGGACCTGACGCCGGAGAGCACTAACGGAGACCACTCTCTTTTTTCTTGTCTGAATCGATGCCGCACGCCTATGGGACGACGGACGCTGCGCGACTGGCTTCTGCGCCCTCTGCTGGACGTTAGGGCCATTGGCAAACGGCAAGACTACGTCGGTTGCTTGGTCCCAGAGCCTTTGGTCCTCGATGACCTTCAGGACGCGCTTTCCGCCTGTCGGGACGTGGAACGTTCTCTTTCCCGGCTCGCCCTGGGGACGGGGACGCCCCGAGACCTGGGAAGCATACGGGACACTCTGCAGGAACTGCCCAAACTGAAGGATATCCCCTTCGCCGAGCCCCTGGCGGAGATCTTACGCGCGCTCCCAAACCTAGAGGCTCTTTCTGAGCTCCTGGACGACGCACTGGAGGAAAATCTGCCCAGGGCTTTGGGGTTGGGGCCTGTGATACGGTCCTCCTTCAACGAGGAGCTGGCCTCCTGGCGGTCAGTCAGCGAAAACGGAGAGACGTGGCTGGCGGACTACCTGGAAAAAGAACGAGTGGCCACGGGCAACTCTCGATTGAAGACAGGTTACAATAGGGTTTTCGGTTATTACCTGGAAATCGGACGAACAGGGCTGGAAACGCTTCCACCCAACTACGAACGCCGTCAGACCCTCGTCAACGCCGAGCGCTTCGTAACGCCGGAGCTACGCGAGTTTCAGGATAAAATGGAGCGGAGCAAGGGAGAGATCGCTCGCATCGAGGCGGAACTCTGCCGAGACGTGGCTGAGCACGTGATTACCTGTGCTCTGGATCTGCAAATGCTGGGTCGCCTTCTGGGGCTCTTGGACTGCGTTGGTTCCTTCGCCCGAGTGGCAAGGGAACGTGGTTACGTCAAGCCGCGAGTGAACGGCTCCAGGGGTTTGGAGATCCGCGGTGGGCGTCATCCGGTGTTGGAGACGACTCTTTCCGATTCCTCCTTTGTTCCCAACGATGTGACTCTGGGTGCGGTCCGCGAGGAGGATGGGCAAAATGATAAAGAGGATGGGAAAAATGATCAAAATGAAAATAATGAAAATAATGAAAATGAAAGCAAAGGCGAAGACAACACCCGCATCATCATTTTGACGGGACCCAACATGGCGGGAAAGTCTACCTGGCTGCGCATGACGGCGCTTTTGGCCATCATGGCCCAGGCCGGGTCATGGATTCCGGCGGAGAGCGCGGTCATCGGGCTGGTAGATCGTGTTTTTACCCGCATCGGCGCGCGCGACGACCTGGTGCGCGGTAACAGCACCTTCATGGTGGAAATGCTGGAAACGGCCAATATCCTCAATAACGTCACCGACCGTAGCCTCGTGATCTTGGACGAGGTGGGGCGCGGCACCTCCACCTGGGACGGCATGAGCATCGCCTGGGCGATTCTGGAATACCTGCACCACGACTGTCAAGCGAGCCGACAAAGTGAATCCCCCCGAGTGCTTTTCGCCACTCACTACCACGAACTGACTTGCCTGGAAGAGCGCTTGAAGGGCGTCAAAAACTACAGTATGGCGGTTGCCGAGGGTAGCGAGGGAATTTTGTTCCTGCATCAGGTGACACCTTGTCCCGCTGATCGCTCCTATGGGATTGAGGTGGCGCGTCTGGCGGGATTGCCGAAGTCCGTGCTGCGGCGTGCCTTCGAGCTGCTGGAGCTTTTTGAGCGGGAGGGTTTCGAGCGGTCCTCCGTGCCCGATTCCCTTCCTTTGGCTCACCTGCACGAGCAGCTGAGCCTTTTTTCGCCAGAGACGGACGCGATCATCGAGGAACTGGCGGATCTGGACGTAGACAACTTGACGCCTATGAGAGCGATGGAGACGATCTACAAACTGAAGGAAAAAAGCAAGAAGGCCCGTTACCGTGGGGATTAA
- the mutL gene encoding DNA mismatch repair endonuclease MutL, with protein sequence MGIKLLPEQVWSRIAAGEVVERPASAVKEMIENSLDAGARRIRVKLWDGGRVRIVVEDDGSGIAFEELPLALTSHATSKIRDIEDLEAIHTLGYRGEALASLTAVGKVEIRSRPLKKNSSPEAEETGGVIRAYEGRVSDHVRMNCTLGTRVQVDELFSNLPARRKFLKSATGELRRVVTILREYAICRPEVGFALEHDGRSVFSTDGGGDRRRAIEQLWGTEPAILTVRASVAHVELECWWQPRQGRNDVASFVNGRSVTDPLIKGALNSRARELVGGWALFFSIDPSLIDVNIHPAKAEIRFSRPSEVFDVVKEAASQLGTPTPVYARDGQTFSTASPRHFQDSVSSSFSPAFSPAFSPASSSASSPASSPPETESWNSKAKADFNSGSNSGFDSSAGSGFKSPNSSSLNVSSSRPKSLSFSAPRPDRLFGGVELPDFGPNLPTDTETEIPHIGVGDTSVFLETADPLPAYLGQLKSGYLLFDVSDGMVVVDPHAAHERVAFERIQTAAQEGKRSQALLIPAPLPPTLQLEAEEKRDVLESVGFLLESVDGGLRLTAVPSFANTPSPEALLRGSLAALQTGGDADPVELLWRSWATMACKEAVKVTTKLLPEEALTLWRDLHVCHQPFFCPHGRPTILKLSNGELAKHFGRK encoded by the coding sequence GTGGGGATTAAGCTCTTGCCGGAGCAGGTGTGGTCGCGGATCGCTGCGGGGGAGGTCGTAGAGCGTCCCGCCTCGGCGGTTAAGGAGATGATCGAAAACTCCCTCGACGCTGGAGCGCGGCGTATCCGGGTCAAACTGTGGGATGGAGGGCGAGTCCGTATCGTGGTCGAGGACGACGGGTCAGGCATCGCTTTTGAGGAACTTCCCTTAGCCCTCACATCCCATGCCACCAGCAAAATCAGAGATATTGAGGACTTGGAGGCTATCCACACCTTGGGTTATAGGGGCGAGGCTCTGGCCAGCTTGACCGCCGTGGGCAAAGTGGAAATACGCTCGCGCCCCTTGAAAAAAAACAGCAGCCCAGAGGCGGAAGAGACCGGTGGAGTTATTCGCGCTTACGAGGGTCGCGTCTCCGACCATGTGAGGATGAATTGTACCCTGGGGACTCGCGTGCAGGTGGACGAGCTTTTTTCAAACCTGCCTGCCCGGCGCAAGTTTCTGAAGAGCGCGACAGGAGAGTTACGGCGCGTTGTGACGATCCTGCGGGAGTACGCCATATGTCGACCAGAGGTGGGTTTCGCCCTGGAACACGACGGGCGCTCCGTTTTTTCCACCGATGGAGGAGGAGACCGGCGCCGCGCTATCGAACAATTATGGGGCACGGAACCGGCAATTCTTACGGTTAGGGCTTCGGTGGCCCATGTGGAGTTGGAGTGCTGGTGGCAGCCCCGCCAGGGCCGGAACGACGTGGCTTCCTTCGTCAATGGGCGATCCGTCACGGACCCGTTGATCAAGGGGGCGTTAAACTCCAGAGCTCGGGAGCTGGTAGGAGGATGGGCGCTTTTCTTTTCCATTGATCCCTCCCTCATCGACGTCAACATTCATCCGGCTAAGGCAGAAATCCGTTTCAGCCGTCCCAGCGAGGTCTTCGATGTGGTGAAAGAGGCGGCGTCCCAGTTGGGAACCCCGACCCCCGTCTATGCGCGTGACGGTCAAACCTTTTCCACGGCTTCCCCAAGACATTTTCAGGATTCTGTTTCATCTTCTTTTTCACCGGCTTTTTCACCAGCTTTTTCACCAGCTTCTTCATCAGCTTCCTCACCAGCTTCTTCACCGCCAGAAACGGAAAGCTGGAACTCCAAGGCCAAGGCCGATTTCAATTCGGGGTCCAACTCAGGTTTTGACTCCTCCGCTGGGTCAGGTTTCAAAAGTCCCAACTCTTCCTCTTTAAATGTCTCCTCTTCGCGGCCTAAAAGCCTCTCATTCAGCGCCCCTCGACCTGATCGGCTTTTCGGTGGGGTGGAGTTGCCTGATTTCGGCCCAAATCTTCCGACAGACACAGAAACAGAAATACCTCACATCGGAGTGGGCGATACCTCAGTTTTCCTCGAAACCGCTGACCCATTGCCCGCGTATCTAGGGCAACTGAAATCGGGGTACCTTTTGTTCGACGTGTCGGACGGGATGGTGGTGGTCGATCCCCACGCGGCGCACGAACGAGTGGCCTTTGAGCGTATTCAGACCGCGGCGCAAGAGGGAAAACGTTCTCAGGCGCTTCTGATACCCGCGCCTTTGCCTCCGACGCTCCAACTGGAGGCAGAGGAAAAGCGAGATGTTCTGGAGTCCGTTGGTTTTCTCCTGGAATCGGTGGATGGGGGTTTGCGTCTTACGGCAGTCCCCTCTTTCGCGAACACACCATCCCCGGAGGCTTTGCTGCGCGGATCTCTCGCCGCGCTCCAGACCGGAGGCGATGCCGACCCTGTGGAGCTGTTGTGGCGTAGTTGGGCGACAATGGCCTGTAAGGAGGCCGTCAAGGTGACGACGAAACTCCTTCCAGAGGAAGCTCTGACGCTCTGGCGCGACTTGCACGTGTGCCATCAGCCCTTTTTCTGTCCCCATGGCCGTCCCACGATCCTGAAACTTTCCAACGGTGAGCTGGCGAAGCACTTCGGGCGAAAATAG
- a CDS encoding GntR family transcriptional regulator, producing the protein MLMKILDGMKAKLTILPQEIAAELGVSNETVSSALERLTQLGYLRAMRRNAENGGCDKCLGWGGKCCQWTCGDSREIKWYERNT; encoded by the coding sequence ATGTTAATGAAGATTTTGGATGGGATGAAGGCCAAATTAACGATTCTTCCGCAAGAGATAGCCGCGGAATTGGGCGTTTCTAATGAAACTGTGTCATCGGCCCTGGAACGGCTGACTCAGCTTGGGTATTTGCGCGCGATGAGACGGAATGCCGAAAACGGAGGCTGCGATAAATGTCTGGGATGGGGCGGAAAATGCTGCCAATGGACTTGCGGCGATAGCCGTGAAATTAAATGGTACGAGAGAAATACATAA